The Myxocyprinus asiaticus isolate MX2 ecotype Aquarium Trade chromosome 36, UBuf_Myxa_2, whole genome shotgun sequence genome segment AATAGATGAGGACAGTGGTGATGCTCTCTCCCCTGAGCAGCCAGGCAGTCAGGAGTCCCAAGGATCTGCAGCCTCACCTGGAGAGGCCCGGACCATAGAGGAGACCTCACCACTGCCCAATAACTTGTTACAGGTATTTCTCCCTGTTTCCTTTATACTTCTTGACTTCAAGGATACAGATTTTGGGGCAAGAACAGAGAATTTGGAGATTCAACATTCAGTAATTTGCTGTTTGTTTTTACGGCAGCGTCCTCCAGTCATCACCACTTCAAGAGATTTTCTCAAGCCTTTTTCTACCAGTGAGCAATTAGTTAGCCCTCCAGCACCCATGATACAGCCAGTCATCACTGTGGCCCCTGTTAAGTCTGGACACACCCTTGTAAAGGTCAGTAAAGGACTTCTGTGGCTTCCACTTTTAGAAAAACAACTGTAGAAATGAAGGTCGATGTTATATCCTCTTATTTCGTTTGTTTGTCATCTTATCTgctatttcaaatgtatttaaaaatatctatcaTTTCAGTTATTGCGTTCCTGGTTTGTACATTGATTCAgattttaaaggtgatgtgtataTTTTGTTtccatgttaaaatgtttttacctATCtgagtttaatgtgcagagacaactatagatGCACAGATCCCCTTGAATTAGATGAAATGCAAATTGGGGAAACTCACAATCTCCCTTTAATCTACAACAGAGTCAGCCTAAGTTACCTGGAGACAAGAGTCGCAGCAAGAAGAGCAAGGAGGCCAAGCCACGTGTTAAAAAGTTGAAATATCATCAGTACATTCCCCCAGACCAGAAACAAGAACCTGACCAAGCCCCAATGGACTCCTCATATGCACGCTTACTACAACAACAACAGCTGTTTCTGCAGCTACAGATCCTCAGCCAACAGCAACAGCAGCACTACAACTACCAGACCATCCTGCCTGCACCTCTCAAGTAAGCAAGGAGATCTGCTTAAGTGCATTTGTAATCATTTTATGCTCTACTTTGCCATTGTGTTAAGCACAGACACCTGGTTTGGTAGGTGCAAACAATTTAGCCTTTgtcttaaccccttaaactccggtgcatttttgggctgccgcccacactttttcacactcaaatttaaaatctCATGCCTGATTTGAGAAAGGCCATCTTTTGCTTTTGAAGCCTTGCTAACCATTcggatgttttatttatttatttattttttaatcaaccaTTTGTATAATGGCTGCATACAAATTGTTTTGGTTGGAAATTGTCTACAAATACAGTGTTGTTGCCATTGGCTCTCAGGACCATTACCTACTTTCCTATAACAAATCCTGTTTAGTGATTTTCATTAATGGCAGGAAGTCAGTGGGGTTATTCCTCTGCTTCCTTTTTTTTATCATCACTGGGTCATGTCCAATATTTATTTTAACTGTCATTGTTTTCTGCCTCTGCATTGTTCAACAGTGTTTGTTTATAATAGAGAGGGATGGATGAACAAAATTGTTCTTGCTCTGATTTTTTATGATTCTGCTCAACTCTTCTTCCCTCTGCTTCCCTCCTTACTAATTCTTTGCCAGGCCTGTGATAGAGGGCCAAAACAGCAGTGCCACAGTCGCTATCAACAGCACCAGCAGCCTTCCTGCCTCTATTGTGGTGTCTCTGCCCACAGCAACACCTGTGTGGCCCAACAGCACCCTGTCCAATCGCAAGGCTGGCACACTACCAGCCAAGCTGGAGGAAATGAAGGTaacaaggtttttttatttttcacacaaaatGTGACCCAAATCAACCTTGTGTGTACACTTTTGTGGTGTACAGAATGAATGATATAATAAATATAGctttgaattaaaggaatattctgggtttagttCAAGTTAagggacagcatttgtgggaaaatgtttaccacaaaaattaatttagactcgtctatccttttctttaaaacaacaaaaatttaGGATAAAGTGATGCACATGAATGGggtaaatttttggagggtttcaaggcagaaatgtgaagcttataattttataaaagcacttacattaattcttcttttaaaactcatgtattttttgagctgtaaagttgtttaaattgtcatttttacagtcattttagggtttgttgatattacgtCATCAtgacgaagttgtaaaattggctataactgtaCACAAAAGGTTAATaaactattttatcacactaaaatcatgttaacacacatactgtttatttcttgtggttatgcttttgaaacagtcagtattttacggattggcccccattcacttccattgtaaacagCCTCCCTGAAAcccaaattgctttttttttttttttttttttttttttttaaagaaaaggagggacgagtgaaaatgtatttttgcgttatcaacattatgccacaaatactgttggttgagcttaacttgtatggaacccagaatgttcctttaagtaATATTTAGGGTCAGGTTGAACACCATAggataaaaagtatgtgaacacattTATCTAAATTTCTGCATATATTGGTCATAAATCTTCAGCTAAGTCAAAAGAGTAGACATGAGTCAGGACTGAGTTAATCTGGTGTCCAGTCATTGAAACTGATTGTAGATGCTGCTTAGAGTTGACCTCTATAAAAAATACACTCACAAATGTTGAGTTTCAGAACACCTTAACTTAATTATTATTGGTTTACAATTGGTTCCCAAAACTTTTCTTGCAACCTTAAGTtgcagcttatttaaaaaatcattctATTTGGGCAGGTGGCAGAGCTGAAAATGGAGTTAAAGTTACGTGGTCTTCCAGTTTCGGGAACAAAAATGGACCTTATTGAACGGCTTAAGCCTTTCCAAGATAACCCTGTCACTGCTGCACCCAACAACTGCAGTGGGCCTAACACACAGCCCTGTGGCACACCTATGGATGTATCCAGCACCACTACAACCCTCTTTCATTACCAGCAGCCCTCTGAAAACATGAGCTCCACACCATCCGTGTCCCCTAGTTCCTCTGAACTTCAAAGCAGAGAGGAGGCATGCATGGAGGGTCAGGCTGAAGCCCAGAACTGCATCAGCAACAATGTGGTTAAGGCAGCTCCTGTTCCCGAGGAGCAGGACCGAAGACTACATGAAAAGGAACGGCAGATCAAGGAGCTGCTGCATAAACTGGAGCAGGAGCAGAAGCTGGTGGAGGAGCTGAAGATGCAGCTAGAGGTGGAGAAAAGAAGTGGACAGGCCGCCTCACCTGTAGAAAGTAATAACATTTCCAGCCCAGCCACCATGTTGGCCTCTGTGAAAATGGAAAGTACTGCCAACTGCACACTGGGTTCACACACTACACCGATGCTGGTGAAACTTCATGAGACACACCCCACCCAGGTGACTTCTGCACCTCTCCCTCAATTCATTATCAGTCACCAAGGGGTGCAACAGGTCATAGGACAGCCCCAGACTCTTCTCACCACTCAACATGGGGGCACTCAGATCCTTTTTCCAATGCCCCTGGCAAATAATACCACTACCATCCAGCTGCCCAACACTAATGTCAAACTACAGGTAACACCATCCCACCATGTTATTTCTTTTTGAGATTTTATTGTATTCTGTCAATACTGTTGGGCCTGGACCCATTCATTATTTCTCTCTGTTTTTGACCCTCTTT includes the following:
- the LOC127426720 gene encoding myocardin-related transcription factor B-like isoform X2, whose amino-acid sequence is MHILQETAAEPSLQAAQLRLKRARLANDLNEKIAQRPGPMELVEKNILPVDSSVKEAIIDGQMQYPKTLEDYPIDEDSGDALSPEQPGSQESQGSAASPGEARTIEETSPLPNNLLQRPPVITTSRDFLKPFSTSEQLVSPPAPMIQPVITVAPVKSGHTLVKSQPKLPGDKSRSKKSKEAKPRVKKLKYHQYIPPDQKQEPDQAPMDSSYARLLQQQQLFLQLQILSQQQQQHYNYQTILPAPLKPVIEGQNSSATVAINSTSSLPASIVVSLPTATPVWPNSTLSNRKAGTLPAKLEEMKVAELKMELKLRGLPVSGTKMDLIERLKPFQDNPVTAAPNNCSGPNTQPCGTPMDVSSTTTTLFHYQQPSENMSSTPSVSPSSSELQSREEACMEGQAEAQNCISNNVVKAAPVPEEQDRRLHEKERQIKELLHKLEQEQKLVEELKMQLEVEKRSGQAASPVESNNISSPATMLASVKMESTANCTLGSHTTPMLVKLHETHPTQVTSAPLPQFIISHQGVQQVIGQPQTLLTTQHGGTQILFPMPLANNTTTIQLPNTNVKLQPVLQATVSPSGPGLIQTTQPQPTKAENPTSQQLVSHNHKVQNLPVDTSEGSVFQHSASENPAGLEMPHHFLSSSPENRISPRAFPIPPSLINGPLNKSPFIQQPSAFSQTPKNREPPRYEEAVKQTRNLQNPAVTEIPTAMSQQMDDLFDILIESGEITPFSQQDLSVPKMVPVTACITTLPINTVLSRPPAQVQMAPPPALMVEPMPSLDSLDSDNQLEALLEGTLVGNTEPEQRTLGLLEELQNQILEHQNSPMDTSELGFSDPPPLSFSLQDTDLDNMEWLDHTMPGLIGRLNPLGITSEFLDMHELQLHWD